The Podarcis raffonei isolate rPodRaf1 chromosome 2, rPodRaf1.pri, whole genome shotgun sequence genome window below encodes:
- the RAB43 gene encoding ras-related protein Rab-43: MPGPPVAGAPPGPDPEERYDFLFKLVLIGDASVGKTCLVQRFKTGAFAERQGSTIGVDFTMKSLEIQGKRVKLQIWDTAGQERFRTITQSYYRSANGAILAYDISKRGSFQSIPRWIEDVRKYAGSNIVQLLIGNKSDLSDRREVQLEEAQSLAEHYDITCAIETSAKDSSNVEEAFVKMATELMMRHGGPMFSEQNTDSIKLDSKDVEGWGCGC, from the exons atgccgggTCCCCCCGTGGCAGGAGCGCCCCCCGGGCCGGACCCGGAGGAGCGCTACGACTTCCTCTTCAAGCTGGTGCTGATCGGCGACGCCAGCGTAGGCAAGACGTGCCTGGTGCAGCGCTTCAAGACCGGGGCCTTCGCCGAGAGGCAGGGCAGCACCATCGGTGTGGACTTCACCATGAAGAGCCTGGAGATCCAGGGCAAGCGGGTCAAG ttgcagATCTGGGACACAGCTGGTCAAGAACGGTTTCGGACCATCACCCAGAGTTACTATCGAAGTGCCAATGGAGCTATTCTAGCCTATGACATCAGCAAGAGAGGctctttccagtctattcctCGCTGGATCGAGGATGTGAGGAAATATGCAGGTTCCAACATAGTACAATTGCTGATTG GAAACAAGTCTGACCTAAGTGACCGTCGGGAGGTTCAGCTAGAGGAAGCTCAGAGTCTGGCTGAGCACTATGACATCACCTGTGCCATAGAGACTTCTGCAAAGGACTCCAGCAACGTGGAGGAGGCTTTTGTAAAGATGGCAACAGAGTTAATGATGAGGCACGGAGGCCCCATGTTCAGTGAGCAAAACACAGACAGCATCAAACTTGACAGCAAGGATGTGGAAGGATGGGGGTGTGGTTGCTGA